One Pseudomonas sp. B21_DOA genomic window, CAGAAACGCTCATCGATCATCTTCTGCTCCGAGGCCGGCGCTTCCGAGCTGGGTAAAACTGCATCGGTACTGGCCCGTGGCGAATCACTGAGCGCCCACGCGCGCAGCGCCGAATACCGCATCAAAGACCAAGACTTTCTGAAAGGGCAGGGGAACTGAGCGATGAGTAAATTCTGGAGCCCGTTCGTCAAGGATCTGGTGCCCTACGTGCCGGGCGAACAGCCGAAGCTGACCAAGCTGGTCAAGCTCAATACCAACGAAAATCCGTACGGCCCATCGCCAAAAGCACTGGCTGCGATGCAGGCCGAGCTCAACGACAACCTGCGCCTGTACCCGGATCCGAACAGTGATCTGCTGAAAAACGCCGTGGCCGAATACTACGGCGTGCAGACCAGTCAGGTTTTCCTTGGCAACGGTTCGGACGAAGTGCTCGCGCACATCTTTCACGGCTTGCTGCAACACGATCAGCCGCTGCTGTTTCCGGACATCAGCTACAGCTTTTATCCGGTCTACTGCGGCCTGTACGGCATTGAATTTGATGCGGTGCCGCTGGACGCGCAATTCCAGATCAACCCGGCCGACTACGCCAAACCGAACGGCGGGATCATTTTCCCCAACCCGAACGCCCCGACCGGGTGCCTGCTGGCGCTGGACGCGGTCGAGCAAATCCTCAAGGCCAGCCCGGATTCGGTGATAGTCGTGGATGAGGCTTACATCGACTTTGGCGGCGAGACGGCGATCAGTCTGGTGGATCGCTACCCGAACCTGCTGGTGACGCAGACGCTGTCCAAGTCACGCTCGCTGGCCGGCCTGCGTGTCGGTCTGGCGGTAGGGCACCCGGATCTGATCGAGGCGCTGGAGCGGATCAAGAACAGCTTCAACTCCTATCCACTGGATCGTCTGGCGATTGTCGGCGCGGCGGCGGCGTTTGCAGACCGCGAG contains:
- the hisC gene encoding histidinol-phosphate transaminase, with the protein product MSKFWSPFVKDLVPYVPGEQPKLTKLVKLNTNENPYGPSPKALAAMQAELNDNLRLYPDPNSDLLKNAVAEYYGVQTSQVFLGNGSDEVLAHIFHGLLQHDQPLLFPDISYSFYPVYCGLYGIEFDAVPLDAQFQINPADYAKPNGGIIFPNPNAPTGCLLALDAVEQILKASPDSVIVVDEAYIDFGGETAISLVDRYPNLLVTQTLSKSRSLAGLRVGLAVGHPDLIEALERIKNSFNSYPLDRLAIVGAAAAFADREYFDKTCRQVIESREWVVAQLQAKGFEVLPSAANFIFARHPQHDAAGLAAKLREQGVIVRHFKQERIAQFLRISVGTPEQNQALIEGIGEL